The DNA window GGGAATGCACGCGGGCCGCCGACCGCAGGGTCGGGTCAGCGACCAGAGGCGCGCGGGGGCTGGGATGACGCGTTTCCTCAGGCTCGCTCCGCCCAGCGCTCGCGCGGGATGCCGGGGAACGTCGCCTAGGGGCGCGACGGGGTCACTCGAGACTTCGCGGCGCGCGCGCAGGAATCAGGCGGCAACGGATCGGTGGTCGCTAGCCTGGGGTCCGGTTGACCGACCAGGGCAtctccggccccgcccccccccctagGCCCCGGATGAACAAAGCTTCCGCTCGCTCGCTCCGCCCAACTTGCGACGGTGGCCCTGCGCAGTGTCTAATGTATGTCCGTACACAGCCGGAACGTGCTCCACAGCTCCATTACTGTAGCTGGAAGAAGACGCAACAAGATGGCTGACCAGCCTCAACCCTATAGTTGCGGGCGGACAACGTCACTGCGCCCCTCCAGGAGGGCGCGCGTGTGACCTTCGTCAGAGAGCGCCCGGAGTGAATCATGTGCGCGCTCCACACCGGGCAGACGGTTGCGGTCCGGAGCGTAGCGGACAGTTGTGGCGGCAACCTGGGGACACCGTGGAGCTGCCGCACTCGGCGGCCCGGCCGCTGCCCTGCCCGGAGATCCCGTCCTTCGCGGCCGCCTGCCGCCTGGTGCGGAGCCGCTACTCGTGCCTGGTGGCGGCGCCGCATCGGAGACACATCGCGCTGGCGCCGCGCTACCTGAACCGGAAGCGCACCGGGATCCGCGAGCAGCTCGACGGCGAGCTGCTGAGATACTCGGAGAGGTGCGGCCCGCGGGTACaagcccaccccctcccccaccgagcGCTCAGAGAGGGAgcgcgccccccccacccctgccgcGTGAGGTCCACCTAGTCTCCACGCCACGCGCGTTCTCGCCCTTCCGCTACGGGCCCCATGTGGCTGAGCCCTCCCTCGGCCAGACTCAGCAGCAACCCCCGCAGCCCCAGCGATGCATAGACCTAAACGTGTGAGGGAATTCCTTcgtcatccccctcccccccatcaagTTTCCTGCTGAGTTTGCAGAGGTCCGGGTTGGTCAGATACATTATAACGCCTGGTCTTTCCTCATCCTTGTGTAATCCTCTGCTGAGTGCCAGTGGCTTACGATAACATCAGAGTAGTGTCGTGAATTAGGTGAATATTATGATGACCAAGGATTCATCCATTTTACATCGAAGCAGATTTTGTCATTTcacatcccaagaaagggaaaaaagcttGTGGTATGTAAAAAATACTTCAGTTTTATTGGTATTTGTAGTAAAGTGAGCTTATCTTAGGGTACAAGTAGATTGAACAAtgaatttaataaatttaatttaaatttgaattttaaactgtttcagtGTAATAGACAAATACTGAACTATCTTTACtctgttcagagtagcagccgtgttagtctgtatccgcaaaaagaaaaaggagtacttgtggctactttgttagagactaacaaatttatttgagcataagctttcatgagctagctAGGTTTggtagtttttaaggtgccacaagtcctcctttttaccttatctttgttttgaatctgtttTTCCTGCTAATTTATCAACTGTAGGTATAATAATGTTATAACAATGTCGGCCCCACGGTGTTACAGTCTCACTCACCTTGTCGCTCTATCTTTTTTGaatcagcttctgctggtgagagactagctttcaagctacatagctatttgtggggggggggtgtttagtGTCACGGCTAAATGCAAGATTAaacagtttagcataagtagttgtGATAGACATCTGTAGGACCCATGGGTCTTGAAATGTGTGTTGTGTGGactccatcctgaaagaaatctttcctaaatctcctcttctggccttcagactGCTCTatgctcatcatcagaagcaaatcccccacagaccaggacaaacCAACTCAAAGCTGCACCAAGcactgccagaacaacagatgcaaaactggCAGACTTATCTCCACTGCTACCATAATCAACACACCACAACCCACCTTTAAAGATCCATGGTCCTACTCGTGTCTGTCATAACAGGCCATGTACCTcacccagtgcactaaatgcccactaacaactatgtgggtgaaaccagacaatcactatgctctcgaatgatCTCATacaggaaaataagacaaaaacactgtATCACCTGCGGCTGAATGCTTTTCAGTCCCTCTATATGTGACCCATCAGTCCTCATCCGCAGTGGAAATCTGCATAATACCTTCAACAGACAAacctaggagcttaaattcataactttgctagacagtAAAAATCATGCTCTTAAtaaaggtgtcagagtagcagccgtgttagtccgatgaagtgagctgtagctcacgaaagcttatgctcaaataaaggtgccacaagtctctaaggtgccacaagtactccttttctttttgctcttaatAAAGATActgatttatggtttattacagctgtctgtaatccactaaccttttttgtcctatgactgcaagggtgttaatgggccacttagCATGTATcctaagggaccattcaatgCAAACTACTTATGCTACACTATcggttcaatcttgtatttagttgtgacactgtTAGTACCTTTCCTAGATTTGAGGAAGAGCTTTGGGCAGGtatacacttaaaatgctgcactgatgcagctgcaccactgtagcgcttaagtgaagatgctcctaagCCAATGGGGAAAGCTTCTTCCATCGTAGctaatccacctctgcgagaggcggtagctatgtcgatgggagaagctctcctgtcaacatagtgctgtctacattgggggttaggtcgatataactacgtcactcgtgtgtagatttttcacacccctgagtgacgtagttttATCgatataagtctgtagtgtagacctgacctctgtgtagctcaaaggcttgtctctttctccaacagaagttggtccaataaaagatattacttcacccaccttctctctcaatTGTAGGTGTGCTTTTCCTCCCAAAGAAGGGCTGGTAACCTGGTACCGGTACAGGCTTATATCTAAAGTAATACAGAGTCTTCTCTATTAATCATAGGCACAAGTATGTGTGGTTATGAAGTGCTCTCTATTGTGATTCTGTTCTCTTTGCAGAAAAGAATGAAACGCAGAATTTTTGGCCCTGAGCATTTCAAAATAAAGAGTAGGCATATGGATCTCCTAAGAGCTTTAACCACATACCTCTGTGTGAATGCTTGCAAGCTTCAGAATTCAAAAAAGTAGGTCAGAATATTGGCCTACTCACATTGACACATTGCATTTTTTTAGGCACAGTagtttaatatattaatattcTATTCTAGCTTTGGCAATTTTTGATTAAAGTCTACTCTAggaaaaattctgctctcaggccACTGTACGTATCAGTGGAGAGACTATCTAGAGCGGcagttctcaacctatttaccattgagaGCTACATATGCAGCTTTCTGTGTGTTACGTGGGCCCCATCTACACACTATATTACTAAGTTCTGTacatcatgttaaaaaaaaaaaagggttagtATTGTGTTATGACAGCAATACGATTCAAATTGATGTAGTAGCTTTCATTTCAACACTGTAATGTGCCACCAGagcattttaaattagcaaaataagTTCCAAAACATTAACTGCTAAAATTAATTTAGAGTAAGGGTAGCGGCGCGACGGCTGAGTGCCCAGAGACCATGGGGCGGACTCTGCATGCAAAGCTGGAGAGAGTATAGAGTGCTCCCCAGCCAGGGGACTGCCCCCCCATCACCCAACCTCCCTGCGACCTGTCCCCCCAGCATCCAGCCAACACTGGGCTGGCACACGGTGCCTGCCTGCAGAGACCGGTGCCTGTCCATGAAAAAATGCCACCTTCCCCAGAGACTGCCCCTCCAGCATTCTAGCCCCAATCGAGGGACCGCCCCATGCCACCATTCCCTCCACCTAGAATCTGCCGCCCTTGCCCTGGCTGCAATCCCTGCTCCCCGCAGGTATAGCCCCTACAACTTCCTCTCCATGCCTGCTGGCCTTCTATCTTGGTTGTATGTAgctcagcctgccctgctgcttgCCACTGCATCCTAGTGCCTGGTTCACTGGACCTGCAATAGTGCAGGGGCGTTGAGGCACCGGTGATCTCCTGCCGATGCTGGGTTCTGCTGGGGGGAATCGATGTTGATGCTGCTCAGCCTGATCCTGCTGATAGGGGGTGAtattggggcctgattctgcaccgtCCATTTTTTGCACCTCCTGCAGGCTCTGCACCTAGGGCAGGtgcccccttcctgccctacTTACAgctctgaggatgtcacatgggctacAATGGTGTGCTGATGGGCCACAAGCAGCCTACGCCAGaggagagccactgatctagagacTTAGTGGGCCTGAAGGTGAAAAATAAGTGTTTAGAATGTCAAATAGAAACACCAATAGTATAGTGCTATTTATGGAAATAGAACATTTAAATTCTCTTAACAAATGTATATatgccatttcccccccccccatgctgccttTTCCCTCCACACACCTCAAAAAAGCATGTAGAGTATTGAAAGAGCGCTTCAATTGCAGCCGCATTAGGCTGacggagagagctctcccgttgacatcaTAAAACAATCTCAATGGAGTGTAGTAGCTGTGTCGGCACgagagcatctcccgccaacatagcactgtccacaccggtgcttctgCGGTGAAACTTAAGTCACTAAGGGGGTTTCACATCCGTGAGCGACCAGGTTTGCCTGaaataagtgctagtgtagaagTGGCCTGATTCTTTACTTTAATTTGAAAGAAGTAGCAACAATTTATAAATGGGCTTCCATTTGTACAAGTGCTAAACCCATTTGCCATGCATTTGATGGTGTTAGATTTGCATGTGTAAACTTTCTTATGTACAAGAATCTAGAGACAAATTTACAGTATGTGGAGGAATGAGGTCTCTTACAAGTTGTGGCCCTTAAATGTAGTATAGTCTTTCTTGcatggttttcttttcttctttcagggTGTGATCAATAAAGTGGCCCCAAGTCATATTGGCTGTCTGATACATGGGTGTTCAATGCTTCCATCCCTAAACCTGATCGAATGTCGGCTATAGAGTGGCAAGACCTTGGGTTGAAAATAGGAGATAAACTGGAATTTGAAGTGTGCATTTAGATTCCGATGCTGCTGGAGTATTCTTCATTCGAGGGAGACTGAATAAAGACAGGTACAGTGCTATATTAAAGGATTTTTTCAAACTGAGCTGATTTagtggatttatttaaaaacattatacTTAAAATCAGTGTCTTGCagtaagtctgattttttttcccccctataaAGCTATCAATATTATATTTAAGTCAGATTTAAAATCTGCTAATAAAGTCCATAACGGGGtaagaccaatggtctgtctatcCCATTGCCCTGTCTGACAGGGCCAGTAACACATGCTTCTGAGGGATGAaagaacaggacaattttgagtgatctatcccTGTTGTCCACTCCGAGGCTTCTGGCACTTGGAGGTTTAAGGACACCTGAAGGGCAGAGATTGTATCACGGAGCATCTTGACTATAGTCATTGAAGGACAACCTTTtctaaaggttttttttaaaccggtTATACTTCTGGTCTTCATACATCCCTGacaataagttccacaggctgactgtgcattgtgtgaagtacttccttgcattttaaacctgctgcttgtttaattgggtgaccctggttcttgtgttatgtggtggaataaataacatttccctattcatgttccataccattcatgattttatagacctctgtcatatccccctctTAGTTATCTTTTCTAATCAGAACAGTTCCAGTCCCTCTAATATGTCcatcatatggaaactgttccattaCCCCTAATAATTTGTTACTTTTCCTCGCATCTTTCCAAATCTAATGTGTGTATTTTTTTGAGGTGGAGCAACTAGAACTTCATGcgatattcaaggtgtgggcaaaccgtggatttatatagtggcattatattttgtcttctctatccctttcctaatggttcctgacaattttgttagctttttggacTGTTGCTGCACTTTtagcagatgtttcagagaactatccatgagtggtaacaactaatgtAGAGACCATCATTTTTTGTGTATAGCTGGATTATGCTttccaaatgtgcattactttgcacttaaaaccattgaatttcatctgccatttgtgcacagttacccagttttgtaaggtccctttgcagtcagctttggacataactatcttgagtaattttagtatcatctgcaagttttgccacctcgctgttcaTCCCTTTTCCGGATCacttgtgaatatgttgaacagcacaggccCCAGTCAGGTCCGTGGGGTTCTGATGAGATATATGGTATACTTTTTTGTGTTTGGAGACTTTTTGTGTTAGAGGATAATCCAAATATTTTTAAGATCAAGGGTTTTAATGTGAGTAACTTGACTTGCATATCACTAACTGCATGCAGTTATAGAATGTCTTGTTCAGTGTCTagattcatttttaaacaagtatTTATGTGCAGTATGAGTTTTCAGGTTTAACCTCACACGACCATGGTCATAAATCATTTACCTAAACCAATCGGAGCTAGTTCTAATCTGTCAGCATCTGTAATATTGTGTTTCAGCAAGATTCCCAAGCACATTTTCATGGCTTAATATTTGTACTCATACGAGAACTTACCTTGGCTACAGAGCCAGGCAAGTTTGGTGTTCAATTTTGtattaatcctttttttttaaatatctgactTCGCAACTCAATGGGGTGCTTTTTTAGACAGAATATGTGGAAGTTGCCTAGAGACCGCTACTTTTTCATCTTCATAACTATATTTGCAACTGTTGTTTGGATTCTGAAGGTTGTTTGTTATTCATTATTTCATCATGTAGTTATTCCCTTATCGTCTACAAGTATAGGTGGTCTCTACTAGACTAGTGATCTAAAGCACTAGAAGTTATAACCTTGTCAGGTGTATTAAATTCCTTGAGGATGAAATCTTGATAGTTCAGCTGCATTCCCATGAGTCTGAAGAAACTAAGCATGTCCCTGTGTTATCTAGTACTGATCATCTATGTAGTCAGACTCCAGCCATTTACATACTTTTCATTTATGTGCTTACGTAATCTGGCGTGTATTTGCCTAACTAGAATGACTGAATCGGAGAACtacataaaaaggaaaaataatcagAATGAACCCAAGGTAGATAATACTAATCGGAGGAATTGGAATTTAAGAACTAATGCTAATTCTTTAACAGAATAGaggacttaaggagcttggcttgtttagcctaactaaaagaaggttgaggggagatatgattgctctctataaatatatgcagagggataaatacaggagagggagaagaattattcagctcagcaccaatgtggacacaagaacaaatgggtataaactggccaccaggaagttagacttgaaatcagacgaaggtttttaaccatcagaggagtgagttttggaatagcctccaagggaaagcagtaggggcaaaagatctatctggttttaagattctacttgataagtttatggaggagatggtatgatgggataatggatttttggtaagtaatctttaaatattcaggtgaaataggccaaatcccctgagatgggatattggatggatgggatctgagttacccaggaaagaagtgttctgtagtatctggctggtgaatcttgcccatatgctcagggtttagctgattgccatatttggggtcgggaaggaattttcctccagggcagattggagaggccctggacgttttttcgccttcctcttagcatggggcatggttgacttgaggtgaggcttctctgctcttgaagtctttaaaccatgattaaggacttcaatagtcagacatgggtgagggttttcataggagtgggtgggtgagattctgtggcctgcactgtgcaagaggtcggactagatgatcagaatgggcccttctgaccttagtatctatgatctAACCAAGTATTGGAAATTGACTTGTATTAACAGATATAAGTTCCTTTGTTGTTACTAAAAGACCACCTAAATCTTTTTTTCTACTTGAATTGCTGTGGGTTTAGCACAACTCCCAATCTTCAGTTAGTGCTCCATGTAATTATTGCATTTCAGAAAAAGCTTATCATGATGTATTAATACCTATAGAGATCTCATTCTGTAAACTTTTGCTTATTTGTATGTTCCTTACAGTATGCAATCCAAATATCCTGAAACCAGTAACTGAAGATATGAACAGTAGAGATGAAATACCAAAGAAAAAACCACAAGAACAAGAGACAGAAGGAATTGTGAGTTAGAAAATGACACAGAGCTTACGGACCATGCAGATACTACTGTGGTGGAAGATGCAGAAGAGCAAAATGCTGATCacaataaaatggatttttttgataaaaagccgaagaaaaagaaaaagcataagCAAGAAAAGCAGAAACCTGTATTTAATGGAAGTGACTGTAGTGGTTACCAAAGTGACCATAAAAAGGTTAAGAGAAAGACAAGAGAACACTGTGATGTAGATGAAGAAGTGAATTATCTCAATTGTCACAAGACCCCCAAGgcaaaaagagaaaggaatgaCAAATGGACTGAAGAGGTCCAAAACTCCCTTGCTTGTCATCTTCTTTCAGAAGTATTTGATAACTTCCaataaaatcatattttcagTTTGTGTATTTCAACTTTCATTTATATGACAGTAGCACTTAGATGtcccaaccaagatcaaggcCTGCTTATATTAGtgcaatgtgtatatatattcataCTATACTTCGTATTATATACTTAAGAGCagttgacaaacacctgtcggggatggtctaggtaatcttagtcctgccatgagtgcaggggactggacgagaTGACTCTTGACATCACTTCCTATGATTCTGTACATCTTTCAGGATAGGAGATGCCTCCTACTCTCCAGAGGTAAAACAAAGGGTGGTAAAGAGGCAGTAcatattcctgttttacagatgaggaaacgaggtacagagattaagtgacttgcccaaagagaTACACAAAGTgttttggcagagctgggaggtgaACCAGATGTCTTGAGTGGTTGtcagtgccttaactacaagaacATGTTTCTTTTGTTAGTGAAATTAAACGTGTACTCAAATTCAGGCTTTAAGTCCttaaatttagtatttttaatgCCTCCAAACAAACTGATTTCTAAAAAGGAGGTTTAAAGGCTAGATTCTAATGAATGTGCAGTGAACATAGTGCTTAAGATGACTCTTAAATTCCAGAGTGTACAAGCATGCCAGGGAGTACCTGAAACATTTGCAACCAAATTTACAGTATGCTGCTCTAAATGGAAAAACATCTATTTGGAGAATTGGTCATGTATTCCAGGTGTGTTGGGGGTAGGAGGGAAATTAGGTTGTAAGTGTCACAATAGTGCAGttcatttcattttgttactATATGGTTCCATTTCCTTGTTAATTAGATCTTACTGGACTTCCACTGAGAGACTGACAGTTTTATCAGATTGTAACTCATCACCAGGATTCCTAGTTCTccatgattaaaaaacaaaaattctctgatgaaaaaaacaaaaatcctgtttttccatgattaaaatgaaaaaaaaatgtttcccaaaAAATATTTGAACGTTTTATTgataaatttacaatttttaagcaagTTCAAAGCCTACTGATGCCATCATCATAATAGAATTAAATACTTCTATGTCTCTATTCTATATTTTCAGGATCTCTTAAGAGtgcaccaaaaaaacccaaaaattacTTTAATATTACTCACTTTGAGTTAGTCCTGGTTGTTAAAAATAGAGTTGCAGCGTTTCAGCCACATTTTCATCTTTCAGACGTTGGCGCTGAGCAGAGAAAAGAACCCTGAGTTTGCTGAAACTTCTTTCCACATCTGCTAAATTTACAGTCAGTTGGAGGGGAACCATTGTGTGTTTTGCCAGGTTAGGAACATGATCTTCAACAGCCATCCAGAAGTAAATGGGATTCTCAACGTCTCCAAATTAAGTCTTCGACAATCTCTAACTACACTCAGATAGCTTTAACTGCAGTTTCACAATCTTCATTTTGGATCCAGTGCACGAACAGCACAGAGAAAATTAAGTGCTGGTTGTTCATTTTTTAGCTTGTACTGTCTCCATTCATCAGCAGTGCTttgagcagctgcagagctgttaGCATTTTCAGTTGATGCAAGATGCTCCAGCCATGAAATTAAATCCAGGAAAATTTTGTACACTTTGTGTATTTGGTGTTTTTAGGACTGCAAAACAGCCAGTACTGTCACCAAGTGTCCGCAGTTCTCTGCAATGTATTTCAGGTCTGCATGCACATCTGCCGCTAACAGGCTAGCTAGTTCCTGCAGAACAGATGTATCCCCATGTTCCATTTGTTCATCCTCCTTGAACCTATGGTAGAACTGGTAGTACTGTACATGGTATTTTATATAATTGAATCATGTATTCCACCTCGTCCCAATTGGTTTAGGTGGAAGTGTTGGTGAATCAACACTTTGTTTACTCAGGTATCTCAAGTATCGTTTACAATGAGCTGGAGACTTCACTAAAATTGACTTCATCTCAAAGCGATCCGCTTAAAGGTATCTCGACAAGTATTTCTTGCCAGAGCGCCTATATGTGAATATGAACACAGTTTGACCACAGGTTGCAAAGCACATCATTTCAAGCCTTTGCCATGTAGCTCGCACTGTCTTGTTACAAATGCTAATATTCGATCAAGTGGTGGGATGCTGAATTCCACCATACAAGACATCAAGGCTTGTGAAACAGTGGCATATATAACTTTGCAGAGGTACACCCTCTTTACAAGCTGTGGTGTGGTAATGTCAGCATGCTTAGGAGAATCTACCTTGAGCAGctgaaataaaatgttgaaaactGATCTATTTTGGAAGTGTTGTTTTGTCGGCAATCATAGCAATAGAGTCTCCTTTCAGGTCATTGAGAAGGCACTGTTTTTCTCTTCAAAAAGAGTTGTTAAGTAATGGGAATACAATTGATCTGACTTGGGAATGGCACTGCCTCCCTTAATGAGCTTGCTCAAAAAAATCTCTGACAACGGGTAAATCCATTTTGTGCAGAGGAATGTCTGCATTTACGCACATTTGAACAAAATCTGAAGTGACAGTTTCACTCAGTTCTTTGGCAGTTGTCAAAACGCTGGAACGATCCAGTCACGATGCATTGTTTCTTTACTGTTGTCGATGACCCTGCTGTTTCAACCTCATTTTCACTTAGTTTGTTTAGCATTTCCCACGTGTTCTACAGTTGTCTGCCTTCTAACGTAATCAACAGCCTTGCTCCATACAGTACAGAACAGACATTACCATTAATGTGAAATTTGTCCTTGCCAGACTGAGTGAGACGGTCTTTAGGAGTGATTTTTAAGGTTTTCAGCATCtttcataactttaaatacatctgctggctgaagtgaaatttgagatgcattaaaacaAACCCCTATCCCCAGTTGAGTAACTTCTACAAACCAGAAGCTGTTGGAGTATTTTTAGTTATGTAAATTTAATGCtcattcaaaaatcaaccacaagaggGGGAGTTT is part of the Dermochelys coriacea isolate rDerCor1 chromosome 2, rDerCor1.pri.v4, whole genome shotgun sequence genome and encodes:
- the POLR1F gene encoding LOW QUALITY PROTEIN: DNA-directed RNA polymerase I subunit RPA43 (The sequence of the model RefSeq protein was modified relative to this genomic sequence to represent the inferred CDS: inserted 3 bases in 3 codons; deleted 4 bases in 3 codons; substituted 1 base at 1 genomic stop codon), which codes for MRGATSADPLGPAPARGMHAGRRPQGRLEEDATRWLTSLNPIVAGGQRHCAPPGGRACDLRQRAPGVNHVRAPHRADGCGPERSGQLWRQPGDTVELPHSAARPLPCPEIPSFAAACRLVRSRYSCLVAAPHRRHIALAPRYLNRKRTGIREQLDGELLRYSESLCXVPVAYDNIRVVSELGEYYDDQGFIHFTSKQILSFHIPRKGKKLVGVINKVAPSHIGCLIHGCXNASIPKPDRMSAIEWQDLGLKIGDKLEFEXVHLDSDAAGVFFIRGRLNKDSMQSKYPETVTEDMNSRDEIPKKKPQERDRRNCELENDTELTDHADTTVVEDAEEQNADHNKMDFFDKKPKKKKKHKQEKQKPVFNGSDCSGYQSDHKKVKRKTREHCDVDEEXELSQLSQDPQGKKRKE